The following is a genomic window from Candidatus Poribacteria bacterium.
AATATATTATTGACTATATATGATTTTTTAATATAATTGCTCTGCAAAGAGATTGTAATCCGATGCCTCAAAAATTACAGAGGCTTTTCGGAAACTTAAAAAATGATTGACTCGGTTGAGTTCCAACTTCTTACTGAAAAAGGGAAGATTCCATGATAAAGAAAACGTTAGTTTCTATATTTTCAACGTTCCTGCTCATATCAATTCCATACCTACCCAACACCTTTGCCCAAAATTATACAAAATGGAATTTACCCGAAGGAGTGAAAGTGCGCCTCGGTAAAGGGTGGATTTCGGGTGATATCGCGTATTCACCGGACGGTACGCGGCTTGCGGTGTCAAGTTCTATCGGTATTTGGATATATGATGCAAACACTTATGCTGAAGTTGCATTGTTCACCGAACATACCCAACCGGTCAATTCCGTGGCTTATTCCCCGGATGGCAAAATGCTTGTCAGCGGAAGTGCCGACAACACGGTTCGGTTATGGAATGCACACACCGGACAACTCTTGAATACCCTTGAAGAGCATACGGGTGATGTCACTTCTGTGGCGTTTTCTCCCAACGGCAAAATGTTTGTCAGCGGAAGCCGCGATAATACAGCTCGACTGTGGGATACCGATACAGGTCAGCTCCTACGCACCTTTAGGATGATACCAAAAAACTATATTGTTTTCTCTGGCTCATTTGACGTTAACTCAGTAGCATTCTCTCCGGATGGCAAATTTCTTGCTACTGGAAGTGATAATGCCATTCGGCTGTGGGATGTCAACACTGGGGAACGTTTGGCAAGTTCTGGTGTAGACGTGGGCTATGCTGTTACGTTTTCTTCTGATGATGTTACACTTGCTAGCGCAGAGGGTAGAGGCGGAGTTAAATTGTGGGGGGCACGTACTGGAAAACATTGGCAGACTCTCCGTGGTCACACGGGTGGTGTTTATTCTGTAGCGTTTTCTCCAGACGGTAAAATACTTGCGAGTGGAGGAGCTGACCGGGAGATTCGTCTCTGGGATGCACGCACTGGGGTACATCTTCGGACTTTAGAGAGACACACATCTCCTATTTTAAGTATGTCGTTCAGCCCAAATGGGCGCACACTTGCAAGTGCAAGTTGGACAGAGGTTAGATTTTGGAATACGAACACAAACATACAAAAGCATATCATTGAAGGGCATACGCGATCTATTTATAGCGTAGCCATCTCGCCCGATGGTAGCATATTTGCAAGTGGGTATGAAGATGGTACAATTATGTTATCGGATCCCCATTCAGGACAACATAGGCACACCTTTATAGGGCATTCTGGGAAGGTTAATGCTCTTGCTTTCTCACCCGATGGCAGTACTCTTGCTTCTGGCGGGGGTGAGCGCTGGGGACAGGTTAAGCTCTGGGATACCCGCACTTGGGAACACCTACACACTCTCACTGGACATAAAGGCGCAGTTTTGTCTGTTGCATTCTCGCCCGACAGTAGTATGATCGCCAGCGGGGCAGCAGATTCAGAAACCACCCAACTCTGGAACGTGTCTAAACAGATTCGCTTGTGGAATGTACGTACCGGCAAACACCTACATACTCTTAGAACCAGTAAGACAGGCTATGCTTATTCCGTGGCATTTTCTCCCGATGGCATGACCCTTGCCAGCGGTGGTAGCGGCAATACGATCCAATTGTGGGATGTACGCACTGGGCGCCTCCTACAGACACTACTGAATAAGAATAACAGTTTTGATAATAATAGGATTTATTCCGTAGCATTTTCTCCTGATGGCAGCACACTCGCTAGTGGGGACAGAGACTATATGATCCGATTGTGGAATCCTCGTTCAGGAGAATTCCTGCGTACCCTTAAAGCACATAAGAATCCAGTTATTTCTATCGTGTATTCTCCGGATGGTAACACACTCGCTAGTACATGCTGGAGGAACATCATATTCTGGGATACCCACACTGGAGAACTAACGCGCGTCATTCTAGCACATACGGGTTATATTAATTCTATAGCATTTTCCCCAGATGGGAGTACACTTATGAGTGGAAGCGGCGATGGAACTGTGATGCTGTGGGATCTCACTCCTTCTGACATCCCAGATACTACACCAAGCCCTCCGGCCACACCAAACACAACTGTAAGTCTATCACCTTCCCCGGTGCAGTCACCTGCTATTGGACAACAACTTACACTGTCTCTCAAAATCGCAAAAGGAGAAGATGTCGCAGGTTATCAGGCAACCGTGGAATTCGATGCCACTACCCTCCGCTATGTGGAGAGCACCAACGGAGACTATCTTCCCAAAGGTGCGTTCTTTGTGCCACCTGTCTCCGAAGGAAATACCGTTACCCTTGCATCAACGGCTCTCGGTGGCAAAAGCGATGGAAGCGGCACACTGGCAACAATAACGTTTGAGGTCGTCGCTGCCAAAGCTTCCACTGTACGTTTATCAGATGTGTTATTAACGGATAGTGAGGGTGGTAGTTCAACGCCACAAATAGAAAACGCTGATATTACTGAACCTCCGAAACTGCCAGAGGATGTCAATAAGGATGGTGTCGTCAACATCATCGATCTAACGCTGGTTGCGTCAAGCTTCGGCAAGAGTGGTCAAAACAGTGCGGATGTCAATGGTGATGGTATCGTCAATATTATTGATTTGACTTTGGTCGCCGCCGCATTCGGGAACACAGCCGCCGCACCTGAAGTATGGAGTCGCCATACTGAGGTCACTCCTACAAGAGAACAAGTCGAACAGTGGTTGCATCAAGCGAGGCAGATGAACTTGACAGATTCAACTTTCCAGCGCGGACTTCTGATGCTGGAGCGGCTTCTCGCCACCCTGACCCCCAAAGAGACAGCACTTCTACCGAACTATCCGAACCCGTTCAATCCAGAGACATGGATTCCATATCAATTGGCGGAGTCTGCGGATGTCAGCATTTCCATCTACGCTGCGGATGGAACATTGGTTCGGACACTAGCGTTAGGGTATCAGGCTGTTGGTATCTACGAATCCCGGAGTCATGCCGCGTATTGGGATGGGAAAAACGCACTTGGTGAACCCGTGGCGAGTGGTGTCTATTTCTATAGGTTTACAGCTGGCGACTTCTCAGCGACGCGTAAGATGTTGATAAGGAAGTAATTGAAAGCAATACCGTAAGGGTGGGCACCGTGCCCACCTGTACTCGCCTAAAGAAGACACTGCTACCGTCAAACAACAACTTGTCTACGGAAAGCACCAGATCACCCTTTTTCAGGTATATTTTCCTCTTGAATCTTCTTTCCAAATGCCGTATTATTTTAATGATGGTTATGGTAACGCTTATTGGTTTTTTGAATAAATAAACTAACGGAGAAGAATCAATGGACGTATTAGTTGAAAAATTAGATGCGAAGTTACGCGAGTGGGAACCGAACATTGCGGCAACGGTCAGGGAACGAATTTTGGAAATCATTGATCTCACAGACCAAGATGCCTTGGATATACTGCGATCGCGTGCTCTAGAACAAGAGGTTTTGGATTTACTCGATGAACCCATATTCCAGTGAGATTTGGCTATATGAGAAGGTTTGGTACACAGGGACCTGTGAACCCTGAACAGCACTATGTTGTCGCTCGGACTGACGAACTCGCGGAGTTCGTAAAGCGCGTTAAGGAGGGACGTTATATTGTCATCTTCGCCCCGCGGCAGACAGGGAAGACAACTTTTTTCCAACGCGCCGTTGAAGTCCTCACAGCTGAAGACTTAACTTACTTTCCTATTCAACTGAATTTTGAGATATATGTGGACTGCAGTCGTTCCGAATTTTATGAATCTCTCACCAAACAGATTAGTAAGGCAATTGAACGCGTTTTCCAAAGACGCGGAGAGGCACTTGACGCAGCACTAAAACATTTTCTCAATAATGCCCAGATAACCAACCATTTGTCAATGATGGAATTTTTTGAACAGGTCCAGCGTTTCCTGAAGTACGGGGAAAATTCGCAGAAAATCGTCCTCATTATTGACGAGTTTGATGGCATCCCTACATCTGCCTTGAAAGGTTTTCTGCACGCGTTTCGACATACTTATGTCACTGACACCACGTTTCAATGTCCGCATAGCCTTGGCATTGTAGGTGTCAAAAGTATTGCACAACTTGATTATGATCGCTCTGTCTCCCCATTCAATATCCATGACGATTTTGCCTTGTCCAATTTTACACTCACACAAGTGCAAGAACTGTTTGGACAATACACCGACGAGGTGGAGCAAATCTTCGCCCCAGAAGTGATTGAATCCATTCATACACAGACAGGGGGCCAACCCTTCCTTGTTAACCGATTCGCCCAGATACTCACAGAGGAACTGGACATCCCGAAAACTGAAACGATTACATTGGCACACTTTTCAGCAGCACACATACAACTTGTGGATGAAAACAATACGAACCTAACACATTTGACCACCAACATCCGCCGAAACCCCCGCTTTGAAAGTCTTCTGATGCGAATCATGTTGTACGATGAAGGTGTTCCCTTCAATCTACGCAATGAACTTGTTAATGAACTCGCCACGTACGGTATCCTTACGAAAGGCACTGACAGGATGTGTAAGATTGCCAATCCAATTTATTTGTATTGCACGCTACAAGCGTTCAAACCGGTAGTCAATGGACTGGAGCGCGACTATTTCCCCGAAGATACCGATGGATTTCAGTATCTCACGTCCGATGGACACATTCAGATGGAACAACTCCTGAATAACTTCCAGGACTTCATTGCCCGCGCTGGCTTTAGGATCCTGCAAGTCCCTGAAACACCCCAAGAGTTCATCGGACAGCATCTCCTCTTTGCCTATCTTGATCAGTTCGTTACCAGCGTGAACGGGGCAATGTATATGGAAGTCCCAACAGGTCGCGGTAGAATGGACCTGCTCATTCTCCACAACGAAAAAAAATATATCGTTGAAACAAAGATTTGGAGAAGTGAAAGAGGTTATGCCGTAGGGAAGCAACAACTCGCGACGTATCTGGCGACAGAAGGTGTTATGGAGGGTTACTACATAGTGTTCGATCATCGCGAGGTGCCAAAACCGCGGACAGAGACAGAGACGATAGATGGACGGACGATTCGGAGTTACGTTGTTCCTGTGGTGCAAGAACGTCCTGCAACGTGATTTTCATATCACCCATCTCAGGCAACATCAAATGGCGAGGTCGGGAACAACTTAGGAGGCATTGATGAAAACCTTTGTCTTAATCCTAACAAGCATTGCGGCTATTTCCATTGCTGTTCGTGTCTCGGTGGCTGTGCCTGAAGGCGAAGAGACTGTGCCCGGAGGTATGGTACTGATTTTCGGAGGCGAGTTCGAGATGGGAAGTAATAACACACCTGCTGAACAACCCGTCCATACGGTCCATCTGGACGCGTTCTATATGGATCAATACGAAGTCACCAATGCCGAATACAAGGCATTTGTCCTTGCCAACCCGGAATGGCAAAAAGGGCGTATTGACAGAAGATTCCATGAAGGAACTTACTTAGAGAATTGGAATGGAAATAACTATCCTGATGGTAAAGAGGAGCATCCGGTTACATGGGTCAGTTGGCATGCAGCGATGGCTTACGCAACGTGGGCAGGCAAACGGCTGCCGACAGAAGCGGAGTGGGAATACGCAGCACGCGGCGGATGGGCACATCAAAACTACCCATGGGGTACTTCAATTGATGTAACCAGGGCAAACTACAACGGAAATGTTGGGGATACCACTGCTGTCGGCACCTATCCTGCCAACAATTACGGTCTCTATGATATGTCGGGCAACGTATGGGAATGGTGTCTTGACGAATACCAGGGTAATTTTTACAGAGATTCCCCGCGTCGGAATCCAATTGCAGGCGCAACTCGCATTCAAGATATGACAGGTGACTTCAAAAATGTTCACACCCCGCGCGTGTTACGTGGCGGATCTTTGGTCACCGAGCATCAAAGCGTTGAGGTTTCTACGCGCGCTGAATCTCCGCCGAGGTATGCAGACTTCGATCTCGGTTTCCGTTGCGTGAAGGATACAAAACCTTAACGCTTCGATTGCATCGAAAAAGATGGCGAGGCACAAGACCTCGCCCTACAACACATTTTGGTTCACACCTACGAATCATGAGACTCAATCCGCACGGCACAGAATTTCAACTCTGGTTGCTTAGATACGGGATCGAAAGCAGGATTTGTCACGTAATTCGCATTGGTTTCGGCATGGAAGAGATCGCCCCAATGGAACGGAGTGAAAAGCAAGCCACGTCGAATCGATTCGGTAACTCTTGCCTTCGCATAGCACCGTCCACGTCGTCCGACAAGATAGACCCACTCACCGTCTTCAACACCGTTCTCTACAGCATCGTCCGGATGGATTTCCACAAACGGTTCTGGGTCCTTACGGACCAGCTGCGGCACTTTGCCTGTTCGGGTACGCGTATGCCACTGACTCTCTATCCGTCCTGTCGTCAAACCGAGCGGGAACTCCTCATTTACGTCCTCATCGGGCGGTTGATAGACCGGCGTTTTGAATTGTGCTTTCCCGGAATCGGTAAAAAACTTCGTGCGGACGTATCGCCGCGCCGTGCCGGGATGCCGTGGATGTGGACAGGGCCAGCGCAGTGAGGTTTTTGCGAGACGTTCATTCGTCATCCCCATCTGATCGCACGGCGTGCCTGCCGTCAGAAGCCGATACTCATCCCATACCTCCTCAACCGTGTAGAAGTCGAAATTCCGCTTGTATCCCATCGCCTTTGCGACCTGCGTGAATATCCACCAATCCGGTTTCGCCTCACCCGGAGGTATGAGGAATTGGTCACTTCGGACGACAAGTCGTTCGCTGTTCGTCATTGTGCCCTGCTTTTCACCCCACTGTGCTGCGGGAAGCAGCACATCCGCATATTCGGCGGTTTCTGTCGGGTAATAGCAATCCTGCACGATGACCAAATCAGCACGACGGAGTCCTGCCTGCGATACCTTTGTATCGGGCATACTGACAGCGGGATTCGTGCAGGCGATCCAGAGAGCGCGAACCTCACCTTCAGCGGCTGCCTCAAACATCGGTACCGCCGTTAAACCGGGGTTTGGATCAATGCTGCCGGGTGGTACACGCCAAGCACCCTCCAGATAAGCACGGTGCATGTCATTGGTGACAACACGATAACCGGGCAACTGATGCGACAAGTAACCGACCTCTCTACCGCCCATCGCATTCGGTTGTCCCGTCAACGAAAACGGACCGGCACCCCTTACGCCAACCTCACCCAACTGGAGGTGCAGGTTGATGAGGTCGACATTTTTGTCAACACCGCTCGTGCTTTGATTGGTGCCTTGGCAGTAAAAACTGAGCAAACGACTCGGTTTAGAAAGGTATTCAACGATCTCGTCAATACGCGCGGGGTGAA
Proteins encoded in this region:
- a CDS encoding cohesin domain-containing protein, which codes for MIKKTLVSIFSTFLLISIPYLPNTFAQNYTKWNLPEGVKVRLGKGWISGDIAYSPDGTRLAVSSSIGIWIYDANTYAEVALFTEHTQPVNSVAYSPDGKMLVSGSADNTVRLWNAHTGQLLNTLEEHTGDVTSVAFSPNGKMFVSGSRDNTARLWDTDTGQLLRTFRMIPKNYIVFSGSFDVNSVAFSPDGKFLATGSDNAIRLWDVNTGERLASSGVDVGYAVTFSSDDVTLASAEGRGGVKLWGARTGKHWQTLRGHTGGVYSVAFSPDGKILASGGADREIRLWDARTGVHLRTLERHTSPILSMSFSPNGRTLASASWTEVRFWNTNTNIQKHIIEGHTRSIYSVAISPDGSIFASGYEDGTIMLSDPHSGQHRHTFIGHSGKVNALAFSPDGSTLASGGGERWGQVKLWDTRTWEHLHTLTGHKGAVLSVAFSPDSSMIASGAADSETTQLWNVSKQIRLWNVRTGKHLHTLRTSKTGYAYSVAFSPDGMTLASGGSGNTIQLWDVRTGRLLQTLLNKNNSFDNNRIYSVAFSPDGSTLASGDRDYMIRLWNPRSGEFLRTLKAHKNPVISIVYSPDGNTLASTCWRNIIFWDTHTGELTRVILAHTGYINSIAFSPDGSTLMSGSGDGTVMLWDLTPSDIPDTTPSPPATPNTTVSLSPSPVQSPAIGQQLTLSLKIAKGEDVAGYQATVEFDATTLRYVESTNGDYLPKGAFFVPPVSEGNTVTLASTALGGKSDGSGTLATITFEVVAAKASTVRLSDVLLTDSEGGSSTPQIENADITEPPKLPEDVNKDGVVNIIDLTLVASSFGKSGQNSADVNGDGIVNIIDLTLVAAAFGNTAAAPEVWSRHTEVTPTREQVEQWLHQARQMNLTDSTFQRGLLMLERLLATLTPKETALLPNYPNPFNPETWIPYQLAESADVSISIYAADGTLVRTLALGYQAVGIYESRSHAAYWDGKNALGEPVASGVYFYRFTAGDFSATRKMLIRK
- a CDS encoding AAA-like domain-containing protein: MRRFGTQGPVNPEQHYVVARTDELAEFVKRVKEGRYIVIFAPRQTGKTTFFQRAVEVLTAEDLTYFPIQLNFEIYVDCSRSEFYESLTKQISKAIERVFQRRGEALDAALKHFLNNAQITNHLSMMEFFEQVQRFLKYGENSQKIVLIIDEFDGIPTSALKGFLHAFRHTYVTDTTFQCPHSLGIVGVKSIAQLDYDRSVSPFNIHDDFALSNFTLTQVQELFGQYTDEVEQIFAPEVIESIHTQTGGQPFLVNRFAQILTEELDIPKTETITLAHFSAAHIQLVDENNTNLTHLTTNIRRNPRFESLLMRIMLYDEGVPFNLRNELVNELATYGILTKGTDRMCKIANPIYLYCTLQAFKPVVNGLERDYFPEDTDGFQYLTSDGHIQMEQLLNNFQDFIARAGFRILQVPETPQEFIGQHLLFAYLDQFVTSVNGAMYMEVPTGRGRMDLLILHNEKKYIVETKIWRSERGYAVGKQQLATYLATEGVMEGYYIVFDHREVPKPRTETETIDGRTIRSYVVPVVQERPAT
- a CDS encoding formylglycine-generating enzyme family protein; protein product: MKTFVLILTSIAAISIAVRVSVAVPEGEETVPGGMVLIFGGEFEMGSNNTPAEQPVHTVHLDAFYMDQYEVTNAEYKAFVLANPEWQKGRIDRRFHEGTYLENWNGNNYPDGKEEHPVTWVSWHAAMAYATWAGKRLPTEAEWEYAARGGWAHQNYPWGTSIDVTRANYNGNVGDTTAVGTYPANNYGLYDMSGNVWEWCLDEYQGNFYRDSPRRNPIAGATRIQDMTGDFKNVHTPRVLRGGSLVTEHQSVEVSTRAESPPRYADFDLGFRCVKDTKP
- a CDS encoding nitrate reductase, with product SADDDVAPNYGMLCPKGAHLKQVFQNHDGRLAYPMIRDRRGEAPREVSWDEAIAFTANRLHEIQLEHGKDSIAFYGSGQLDTEASYVFNKLFKGFLRTNNVDTNSRLCMSSAVVGYMQAFGSDGPPTCYDDIQHADVFLIIGANMAVNHPVLFQMIRKRRAVEPNTRIITVDPRRSKTAEFSDIHVPLAPGSDVAFLQLIAKRLLGVGRVNSRFVRRNTENFSAYENHLDSLDEDALLAACDIHPARIDEIVEYLSKPSRLLSFYCQGTNQSTSGVDKNVDLINLHLQLGEVGVRGAGPFSLTGQPNAMGGREVGYLSHQLPGYRVVTNDMHRAYLEGAWRVPPGSIDPNPGLTAVPMFEAAAEGEVRALWIACTNPAVSMPDTKVSQAGLRRADLVIVQDCYYPTETAEYADVLLPAAQWGEKQGTMTNSERLVVRSDQFLIPPGEAKPDWWIFTQVAKAMGYKRNFDFYTVEEVWDEYRLLTAGTPCDQMGMTNERLAKTSLRWPCPHPRHPGTARRYVRTKFFTDSGKAQFKTPVYQPPDEDVNEEFPLGLTTGRIESQWHTRTRTGKVPQLVRKDPEPFVEIHPDDAVENGVEDGEWVYLVGRRGRCYAKARVTESIRRGLLFTPFHWGDLFHAETNANYVTNPAFDPVSKQPELKFCAVRIESHDS